A single genomic interval of Carassius gibelio isolate Cgi1373 ecotype wild population from Czech Republic chromosome A22, carGib1.2-hapl.c, whole genome shotgun sequence harbors:
- the LOC127942424 gene encoding olfactory receptor class A-like protein 1 produces MNSDTLTRGLLFLSLAVTGVPGNIVVICAFLSVVYHEGRLSPTESIVLHLASSNLMVVGVRCLLEVLATFEILNVFDDTGCKVVIFIYRTSRSLSIWLTFLLSVYQCLSVAPPGSRLAVARALFAQYLAVLFLALWLINTSTTAATLLYAVSARNDSRLLQNGINIKFCILSFPSKLAMDANGGAQVGRDVVPISLMTTASLVLLVFLLRRRQQVKGLRGGAVRQGPSAERRAALTVVTLVTIYVIIYGVDNGLWVYTLTVPKILDSSLIGDVRIFLSSLYAVLSPIVIIISNRKVNKQLNCGKEPKTFSDAAQPSDGQSQTK; encoded by the coding sequence ATGAACTCGGACACTTTGACGCGTGGCCTGCTCTTCCTGTCTCTGGCCGTGACTGGTGTTCCAGGCAACATCGTGGTCATCTGTGCCTTCCTCTCGGTGGTGTATCACGAGGGCCGTCTCTCGCCCACAGAAAGCATCGTGCTGCACCTGGCGTCTTCTAACTTGATGGTGGTGGGCGTTCGCTGCCTGCTGGAGGTTCTAGCCACGTTTGAGATCCTCAATGTGTTTGATGACACCGGCTGCAAGGTGGTCATCTTCATCTATCGCACGTCCAGATCTCTGTCCATCTGGCTGACGTTCCTGCTGAGCGTGTATCAGTGCCTGAGCGTGGCTCCACCGGGTTCGCGTTTGGCCGTCGCCCGTGCTCTGTTCGCCCAGTACCTGGCTGTCCTCTTCCTGGCTCTATGGCTAATCAACACCTCCACGACTGCCGCCACGCTGCTTTACGCTGTAAGTGCCCGGAACGACTCCAGACTCTTGCAGAATGGGATCAACATCAAGTTCTGTATCCTGAGCTTCCCGTCCAAGCTGGCGATGGATGCCAATGGCGGGGCGCAAGTGGGACGAGACGTGGTGCCGATATCTCTGATGACAACGGCCAGCCTGGTCCTGCTGGTGTTCCTGCTCCGCCGCAGACAGCAGGTGAAGGGTCTGCGGGGCGGCGCAGTGAGGCAGGGTCCATCTGCAGAGCGCCGCGCTGCCCTCACCGTCGTCACACTAGTCACAATCTACGTGATTATTTATGGAGTGGACAATGGATTGTGGGTTTATACGCTGACCGTGCCTAAGATTCTTGACTCCTCGCTGATCGGAGATGTGAGGATCTTCTTGTCGTCTCTGTATGCCGTCCTCAGTCCCATTGTGATCATCATCTCTAACAGGAAAGTCAATAAACAGTTGAATTGTGGGAAAGAGCCAAAGACGTTCTCGGACGCAGCTCAGCCCAGTGATGGACAGTCGCAGACTAAATGA